In one Limosilactobacillus oris genomic region, the following are encoded:
- a CDS encoding MFS transporter: MLLFADRTVMNISLAYIGKDFHVGAAALGTTASAFFLGYTLMQIPGGYLTDRFGSKRLIIISLLAWSLLTMVTGWAWSLVALIAIRFLFGVAEGPYPAAALKRISENYDKSEKSQATSALISSNYAGAAVAPLLIVPIIASAGWRNAFVWLGVIGLVVMVAYYLVERPIKQAATSGAQRPKIEWRNIDSRVWVFVVIGLALNIITKGLETWMPVYFLQERGINLKNLTWLVPLPVISGGIAALISGFVMVHWFKGRERWMISIASFLTLAFMFGLFKSSSLVAVVTFDVLIYFVKSLAFTGIFSFTAQILSEKTYGSSIGIVNFGGQLGGFIGPLLIGWLVQFAGSYSASFLGLVISALVAAVACLFIRKK; this comes from the coding sequence ATGTTGCTGTTTGCCGACCGGACCGTCATGAACATTTCGCTGGCCTACATCGGCAAGGATTTTCACGTGGGGGCGGCCGCGTTAGGGACCACGGCCAGCGCCTTCTTCCTCGGCTACACGCTGATGCAGATTCCAGGCGGCTACTTGACTGACCGTTTTGGCAGTAAACGACTGATTATCATTTCACTGCTGGCCTGGTCGCTATTGACGATGGTAACTGGCTGGGCCTGGTCGCTGGTTGCCCTGATTGCCATCCGTTTCCTCTTTGGAGTTGCGGAGGGGCCGTACCCAGCGGCCGCATTGAAGCGGATTTCTGAGAATTATGATAAGAGTGAAAAGTCGCAGGCCACTTCGGCCCTGATTTCATCAAATTACGCCGGAGCAGCGGTGGCGCCGCTGCTGATTGTGCCGATTATCGCCAGTGCCGGCTGGCGGAACGCCTTCGTCTGGCTCGGTGTGATTGGCCTGGTCGTGATGGTGGCCTACTACTTGGTCGAACGGCCGATTAAGCAGGCGGCGACGAGCGGTGCCCAGCGGCCGAAAATCGAGTGGCGCAACATCGACTCGCGGGTCTGGGTATTCGTGGTCATCGGCCTGGCACTGAACATCATCACCAAGGGGCTGGAAACCTGGATGCCAGTCTACTTCCTGCAGGAGCGGGGGATCAACCTCAAGAACCTGACCTGGCTGGTACCACTGCCGGTGATCTCGGGTGGAATTGCCGCCTTGATTTCTGGTTTCGTGATGGTTCACTGGTTCAAGGGCCGGGAGCGCTGGATGATCAGCATTGCCTCCTTCCTGACCCTGGCATTCATGTTTGGCCTGTTCAAGTCCTCGTCGCTGGTCGCGGTGGTCACCTTTGACGTGCTGATCTACTTTGTGAAGTCCCTGGCCTTTACCGGGATTTTCAGCTTTACCGCCCAAATCTTGAGCGAAAAGACTTATGGTTCGTCGATTGGGATCGTCAACTTCGGCGGCCAGCTCGGCGGCTTCATTGGGCCGCTGTTGATTGGTTGGCTCGTCCAGTTTGCCGGCTCCTACTCGGCGTCCTTCCTCGGCTTGGTCATCAGTGCCTTGGTGGCCGCAGTAGCCTGCTTGTTTATTAGAAAGAAATAG
- a CDS encoding SEC10/PgrA surface exclusion domain-containing protein, with the protein MKEHKKLYKSGKLWLTATVLAVAAGATMTTTTAHADTTSQPAGQQASDKDSQIAALQSDAKQQQATINDAQSQLATQQGKLTATQKQLDAAQADYQKALTEQDQATQNDPDVQAATTAVNKAQQKVSTAQDGAKQAAAALSDAQTRQQQANDELSQAKSGSSQQTGFQLPDGYTRENYHKLQDALADGNMDVRDAWDNMAGQNYMKFKYVHSAQDKQEAVDPAHLTNQQRIEISQFVIDLLNPLREKIGAQPFVVSQGSVDLAQAVADQYNADKVYSGHDYPGLNKVEVANARAFREAVEGLDTSINNMDDLKAAIFSAIDDMIFHDTPDWGHARTLLGLLNDTDLNNESDPATQSYLGMSVSGDATNGMMIHFIPTYDDVDELEGTPAHPFDKTVIKEAKQDNTAAIKAAQDKLDQANTDVTNAQQSKKGADDQLTQAQAELAAAEQSLVAVKASASAKTAQRVSDAKGRVTDLQGQVTGLKGAIEKTNQTLAAAQAKLAQDNQQLAELQKPQAQPDNEKYTNLDPSLVVKVNVTAGDTTIPVPTLAAGAYIKNTDNGTASAAMFMVLAQTNGVYPEGTKVEWADPAKVQKDAQTAGTYDEEVILDFPDGTKSKAFNVPGVLVVAAKPNSGNDSHQTTPTNATHTLTVHYIETIGYQPMGAPITKVVGTQVLNGQAGTDFSESQLNLPAGYKLAMPGLTLTISDQDDMIEVPVLAVNSSTDDHSGTNQSTGSDHNASAQLPAGAKIVKGQVLDANGNVLAGWTVVNGQAVRNGSAVAVNAQGQIAKRLPQTGNNDSLALAGLGAASLLGMFGLAGVNKKRG; encoded by the coding sequence ATGAAAGAACACAAGAAACTGTACAAGTCTGGCAAGTTATGGCTGACGGCGACGGTGCTGGCAGTTGCTGCTGGTGCTACGATGACCACTACGACGGCCCACGCGGATACGACCAGTCAACCGGCCGGGCAGCAGGCAAGTGACAAGGACAGTCAAATCGCTGCCTTGCAGTCCGACGCCAAACAGCAGCAGGCCACGATCAATGATGCCCAGTCCCAGCTGGCAACCCAGCAAGGGAAACTGACGGCTACCCAAAAGCAGCTTGATGCTGCCCAGGCGGACTACCAAAAGGCTCTGACTGAACAGGACCAGGCAACCCAAAACGACCCTGATGTTCAAGCCGCCACGACTGCCGTTAACAAGGCCCAGCAGAAGGTTTCCACGGCCCAGGACGGTGCTAAGCAGGCAGCCGCGGCCTTATCAGACGCGCAAACCCGGCAGCAGCAGGCCAATGATGAATTAAGTCAGGCCAAGAGCGGCAGTAGCCAGCAAACTGGCTTCCAGCTGCCGGATGGCTACACCCGGGAAAACTACCACAAGCTCCAGGACGCTCTGGCTGATGGCAACATGGATGTCCGCGATGCGTGGGACAACATGGCTGGTCAAAACTACATGAAGTTTAAGTACGTTCATAGCGCGCAGGACAAGCAGGAAGCGGTTGATCCCGCCCACCTGACGAACCAGCAACGGATTGAAATCAGCCAGTTCGTTATCGACCTACTCAACCCCCTGCGGGAAAAAATCGGTGCCCAGCCTTTCGTTGTCAGCCAGGGTTCCGTTGACTTAGCGCAAGCGGTGGCCGACCAGTATAATGCGGACAAGGTTTACAGCGGGCACGACTACCCGGGCTTAAACAAAGTAGAAGTTGCCAATGCCCGTGCCTTCCGGGAAGCGGTTGAAGGTCTTGATACCAGTATTAATAACATGGACGATTTGAAGGCCGCTATTTTCAGTGCCATCGATGACATGATCTTCCACGATACTCCGGACTGGGGTCACGCGCGGACGCTGCTTGGTTTATTGAATGACACGGACCTGAATAATGAAAGTGACCCGGCGACGCAGTCCTACTTGGGGATGTCAGTTAGTGGGGACGCCACGAACGGGATGATGATTCACTTTATCCCGACCTACGATGATGTCGATGAGCTGGAAGGTACCCCGGCCCACCCATTTGACAAGACGGTCATCAAGGAAGCTAAGCAGGACAATACCGCCGCAATTAAGGCGGCTCAGGACAAGCTGGACCAGGCGAACACCGACGTCACGAACGCTCAGCAGTCCAAGAAGGGTGCTGATGACCAGCTTACCCAAGCCCAGGCAGAATTGGCGGCTGCTGAACAATCCTTAGTGGCGGTGAAGGCCAGTGCCAGCGCCAAGACGGCTCAGCGGGTCAGTGACGCGAAGGGCCGGGTAACGGACCTGCAGGGCCAGGTTACCGGCTTGAAGGGCGCCATCGAAAAGACTAACCAGACGCTTGCGGCTGCCCAGGCTAAACTGGCCCAGGATAATCAACAGCTAGCAGAGCTCCAAAAGCCGCAAGCGCAGCCGGATAATGAAAAGTATACGAACCTCGACCCAAGCCTAGTGGTCAAGGTCAACGTTACTGCTGGGGACACCACCATTCCGGTACCAACGCTGGCCGCCGGTGCCTACATTAAGAATACCGATAACGGTACTGCCTCTGCCGCGATGTTCATGGTCCTGGCACAAACGAATGGTGTCTACCCAGAAGGTACCAAGGTGGAATGGGCAGACCCTGCTAAGGTTCAAAAAGATGCTCAAACAGCTGGAACTTATGATGAAGAGGTTATTTTAGACTTCCCAGATGGGACCAAGTCGAAGGCCTTTAATGTGCCAGGTGTTTTAGTGGTTGCCGCTAAACCTAATTCCGGCAATGATAGTCATCAGACTACGCCAACGAATGCTACTCATACCCTGACAGTTCACTACATTGAAACGATTGGCTACCAACCAATGGGTGCTCCAATTACCAAGGTTGTTGGTACCCAAGTATTGAATGGGCAGGCGGGAACTGACTTTAGCGAAAGCCAGCTTAATCTGCCAGCGGGCTACAAGCTGGCAATGCCGGGCTTGACTCTGACCATCAGTGACCAGGATGACATGATTGAAGTGCCAGTTCTGGCAGTTAATTCGTCGACAGATGATCACTCGGGTACAAACCAATCTACGGGTAGTGATCACAATGCCAGTGCTCAATTACCAGCCGGTGCCAAGATTGTGAAAGGCCAAGTACTTGACGCCAACGGGAACGTATTAGCTGGCTGGACGGTTGTGAACGGTCAAGCAGTACGGAACGGGAGCGCCGTTGCCGTGAACGCGCAAGGACAAATTGCTAAGCGCCTGCCACAAACGGGCAACAATGACAGTCTCGCACTGGCGGGCTTAGGCGCCGCTAGCCTGCTGGGGATGTTTGGCCTGGCCGGCGTGAATAAGAAGCGCGGCTAA
- a CDS encoding LytR/AlgR family response regulator transcription factor, with the protein MLDVYILEDNPVELSQIDNYVRQVGQQLKIQLNIHLFSTLAQISQSLPEPSLRNVYILDLEIGGDDQAGLKFSQKIRQYDLAASIIFLTVHDELLPTTYRYQVEALDFIVKNPEKVAACLARDLTKVLKKLEMPHRGRTITLRSHYEIMKVYVNDILCFQSNPDNTHASFMYTTNNQRIPINMSLRELEEQADELFRVHRSYLVNVANIRSLNVKKHEVSFAASELTVPVSRLKMRKLMEILNNYSSIQW; encoded by the coding sequence TTGTTAGACGTCTATATTTTAGAAGATAATCCGGTTGAATTATCGCAGATTGATAACTACGTTCGTCAGGTTGGGCAGCAGCTGAAAATCCAGTTAAATATTCACCTGTTTTCAACATTGGCACAAATTAGCCAGTCATTGCCGGAGCCTTCGTTGCGCAACGTTTATATTTTAGATCTTGAAATCGGTGGTGATGACCAGGCCGGGCTGAAATTTAGCCAAAAGATCCGTCAGTATGATTTGGCTGCATCAATTATTTTCCTGACGGTCCACGACGAATTACTGCCGACAACTTATCGGTACCAAGTCGAAGCACTCGATTTTATCGTGAAAAACCCTGAAAAGGTCGCGGCTTGTCTGGCCCGGGACTTAACGAAGGTCTTGAAAAAACTAGAAATGCCGCACCGGGGGCGGACAATTACCCTGCGGAGCCACTATGAAATCATGAAGGTCTATGTAAATGACATCCTCTGCTTCCAGAGCAATCCGGATAATACCCATGCTTCGTTTATGTATACCACTAACAACCAGCGGATTCCGATTAATATGTCGCTGCGTGAGCTGGAGGAACAGGCTGACGAGCTCTTCCGGGTTCACCGGAGCTACCTGGTCAACGTTGCCAACATCCGTAGCCTGAACGTGAAAAAACATGAGGTGAGTTTCGCTGCGAGTGAACTCACGGTGCCGGTTTCGCGGCTCAAGATGCGCAAACTAATGGAAATTTTGAACAACTACTCCTCGATTCAGTGGTAA
- the glsA gene encoding glutaminase A encodes MDLKNAIHECWGKIGEGHVATYIPALANVNPYQLGVCLFDVTNDHKEQAGASQVRFAVESVSKVISLLYAIDQLGLEAVSSQVGTRQTGFPFDTILNMEITGESQPLNPFVNSGAILISSLIEEQDGQSPFDQILDFSRKICNDPGITLDQEIYLSELETGDRNRSLAYYLKARGTLNNDVTTSLDTYFCQCSMMVTCESLANLGAVLANDGIAPWNGERIISSQAATYTKSVMMTTGLYTESGTYSVQIGVPTKSGVGGGLVAAAPSHCGIGIFSPALNPVGNSVAGLALLEMISRELKLDIFKY; translated from the coding sequence ATGGATCTTAAAAACGCAATTCATGAATGCTGGGGCAAAATCGGCGAAGGGCACGTGGCAACCTATATTCCCGCCCTCGCTAACGTTAACCCGTACCAGCTGGGGGTCTGCCTCTTCGACGTAACCAACGACCACAAGGAGCAGGCGGGCGCGTCCCAGGTTCGTTTCGCTGTCGAGAGCGTGTCCAAGGTAATTTCACTGCTCTACGCGATTGACCAATTGGGTCTGGAAGCTGTCAGCTCGCAGGTTGGCACCCGGCAGACCGGCTTTCCTTTTGACACCATCCTAAACATGGAAATCACCGGAGAGAGCCAGCCGCTCAACCCCTTCGTCAACAGTGGCGCCATCCTGATTTCCTCGTTGATTGAGGAACAGGACGGCCAGTCGCCATTCGACCAAATTCTGGACTTTAGCCGGAAAATCTGCAACGACCCGGGGATTACGCTGGACCAGGAAATTTACCTCTCGGAACTGGAAACTGGGGACCGCAACCGCTCGCTGGCTTACTACCTCAAGGCCCGGGGGACGCTCAACAACGACGTCACGACCAGCCTCGATACTTACTTCTGCCAGTGCTCGATGATGGTCACCTGCGAAAGCCTCGCCAACTTGGGCGCCGTGCTGGCGAATGACGGGATTGCCCCGTGGAATGGTGAACGGATTATTTCAAGCCAGGCCGCGACCTACACCAAGTCCGTGATGATGACCACCGGCCTGTACACCGAATCGGGCACCTACTCGGTCCAGATCGGCGTGCCAACGAAGAGTGGTGTCGGTGGCGGACTCGTGGCCGCGGCCCCGAGCCACTGCGGCATCGGCATTTTCAGCCCAGCCCTCAACCCGGTCGGCAATAGCGTCGCCGGCCTCGCCCTGCTGGAGATGATCAGCAGGGAACTAAAATTGGATATTTTCAAGTATTAG
- a CDS encoding metallophosphoesterase — MKIAVSSDNHLDVNQVPVDTALDLQADWLARQSIDYYLFAGDLFNDYLKTRDYFTRLQARVPQTHIYYILGNHDLLNHVTADQVEHATDPRYLHNRAVDLPGSDWRLIGNNGWYDYSFSSYYQQPAAVESWKKVYWLDGSIDQHETDQARMARVLQQTTVLLDQAQCDHKRVLFLTHFVPCQHLLAPKAAGIKTARMERFYQMINAMLGSDRLGRLLENYPNVKTVFYGHVHGVHPPLTRAGLTYFNQAVGVHKKRHDEWQAATFAGQWERTVRVIEL, encoded by the coding sequence CAACCAAGTCCCCGTTGACACAGCACTCGACTTACAGGCCGACTGGCTAGCGCGGCAGTCAATCGACTACTACCTATTCGCCGGGGACCTCTTCAACGATTACCTGAAGACCCGGGACTACTTTACCCGCCTGCAAGCCCGGGTACCGCAAACCCACATCTACTACATCCTGGGCAACCACGACCTGCTCAACCACGTCACCGCGGACCAAGTCGAGCACGCCACCGACCCGCGCTACCTGCACAACCGCGCCGTCGACCTCCCCGGCAGCGACTGGCGCCTGATTGGCAACAACGGCTGGTACGACTACTCCTTTTCGTCCTACTACCAGCAGCCAGCCGCCGTGGAAAGCTGGAAGAAAGTCTACTGGCTCGACGGCTCGATCGACCAGCACGAAACCGACCAGGCCCGGATGGCCCGGGTCCTCCAGCAAACCACGGTCCTCCTCGACCAGGCCCAGTGCGACCACAAGCGGGTTCTCTTCCTCACCCACTTCGTCCCCTGCCAGCACCTGCTCGCACCGAAGGCGGCGGGGATCAAAACGGCCCGGATGGAACGCTTCTACCAGATGATCAACGCCATGCTCGGCAGTGACCGCTTGGGCCGGCTCCTGGAAAACTACCCAAACGTCAAGACGGTCTTCTACGGGCACGTCCACGGGGTTCATCCCCCGCTGACCCGCGCCGGCCTGACCTACTTTAACCAGGCGGTCGGGGTTCACAAAAAGCGTCATGACGAGTGGCAGGCGGCGACCTTCGCCGGCCAGTGGGAACGAACAGTCCGGGTAATCGAGCTTTAG
- a CDS encoding replication-associated recombination protein A, which translates to MAFKQPLADLMRPTTLEQMVGQEHLLAPGWPLYQIITEHLSVSLLLWGPPGSGKTTLAYVMSQTLQLPFEKFNASIQNKSQLQKLVDAHPDESFVLLLDEIHRLTKPLQDYLLPHLENGHILLVGTTTENPIMAIQPAIRSRSQIFEFYPISAKEIEPVLVRAAKEHLGFALTKAQAHAIANSGNGDVRVSLNILDTLHAMHPTELTMKDIEDFARNQHFAFDKDATKHYDYLSAFQDSIEGSDADAALYYLAVILKSGDLESVVRRLKDSAVLDVGLADPARATQVITLANTALEIGLPRASTHVAMATILLAVAPRSDSAMQAYYQAAKDAEHPTNHPMPKYLQDSHYQGAAKLRGAGVMQNMFDPPHKIARQEYLPKNLVGKHYYVPAPNQAEQKFYAQYQALFEYIYQQPFVPTEFADHFEHFTSSHIK; encoded by the coding sequence ATGGCATTTAAGCAACCACTGGCCGACTTAATGCGGCCGACAACGCTAGAGCAGATGGTCGGTCAGGAGCACCTGCTGGCCCCGGGATGGCCACTGTACCAGATTATTACGGAACACCTGTCGGTTAGCCTGCTGTTGTGGGGGCCGCCGGGCTCAGGGAAGACGACCCTGGCCTACGTGATGTCGCAGACCCTCCAGCTGCCCTTTGAAAAATTTAACGCGTCGATTCAGAATAAGAGCCAGCTGCAAAAGCTCGTTGACGCCCACCCGGACGAGAGCTTCGTCCTCCTGCTCGATGAAATTCACCGGCTGACCAAGCCCCTCCAGGACTACCTGCTTCCCCACCTGGAGAATGGGCACATCCTCTTAGTCGGGACGACAACCGAAAACCCAATCATGGCAATCCAGCCGGCCATCCGTTCCCGCAGCCAAATCTTTGAGTTTTACCCGATCAGCGCCAAGGAAATTGAACCGGTGTTAGTCCGGGCTGCCAAAGAACACCTGGGCTTCGCGCTAACGAAAGCGCAGGCCCACGCAATTGCCAACAGCGGCAACGGGGACGTCCGGGTTTCGCTGAATATCCTGGACACCCTGCACGCGATGCACCCGACAGAGCTGACAATGAAGGACATCGAGGACTTTGCCCGCAACCAGCACTTTGCCTTTGATAAAGATGCGACCAAGCATTACGACTACCTGTCAGCCTTTCAGGATTCGATTGAGGGTTCTGATGCCGATGCGGCCCTCTACTACCTGGCAGTCATCCTGAAATCCGGGGACCTGGAGTCGGTAGTGCGGCGGCTCAAGGACTCCGCGGTCCTGGACGTGGGCTTAGCGGACCCGGCCCGGGCGACCCAGGTAATTACCCTGGCGAATACTGCCCTGGAAATCGGCCTGCCCCGGGCCTCGACCCATGTAGCGATGGCAACCATTCTGCTGGCGGTGGCACCCCGGTCTGATTCGGCCATGCAGGCTTACTACCAGGCGGCCAAGGACGCCGAGCACCCGACCAACCACCCGATGCCGAAGTATTTGCAGGACTCACACTACCAGGGAGCGGCTAAGTTGCGGGGTGCGGGGGTAATGCAGAACATGTTTGACCCGCCGCATAAGATTGCCCGGCAGGAGTACCTTCCAAAGAACCTGGTGGGCAAACACTATTACGTACCGGCGCCGAACCAGGCGGAACAGAAGTTCTACGCACAGTACCAAGCGTTATTCGAGTACATCTACCAGCAACCCTTTGTCCCAACTGAATTTGCTGACCACTTTGAGCACTTCACCAGCAGCCATATTAAGTAG
- the amaP gene encoding alkaline shock response membrane anchor protein AmaP codes for MAAWQKWWVTLLFLIPALIAGSGILLWYFQSEAAAQLAINWLATPGGQLTLVVFAIYLIILTVGTIATAIFRPTTVKQLTIVRDGAYQVNIDRGAVEKSLRLSLAPYDLYNAAARVKMHRRHRQADVTITAMLSQRSDARHLRASLHHTIANDLKQQFNIDLRKLRVKLTPYDHQQKVAIV; via the coding sequence ATGGCAGCATGGCAAAAATGGTGGGTCACCCTGCTATTTTTAATCCCGGCGCTAATCGCCGGCAGCGGGATCCTGCTATGGTACTTTCAAAGTGAAGCGGCGGCCCAGCTCGCCATAAACTGGCTGGCAACACCGGGAGGCCAGCTCACACTGGTGGTTTTCGCCATCTACCTCATCATCTTAACAGTGGGGACAATCGCTACCGCCATTTTTCGGCCAACTACGGTCAAACAACTGACCATTGTCCGCGATGGTGCCTACCAGGTTAACATCGACCGGGGAGCAGTAGAGAAAAGTCTCCGCCTCTCACTGGCACCGTACGACCTATACAATGCCGCGGCGAGAGTTAAAATGCACCGGCGCCACCGGCAAGCTGACGTCACCATCACGGCGATGCTTTCCCAACGCAGTGACGCCCGGCACTTGCGGGCAAGTCTCCACCACACCATCGCTAACGACTTAAAGCAGCAGTTCAACATTGACCTGCGCAAGCTGCGGGTCAAGCTCACGCCGTACGACCACCAGCAAAAGGTCGCAATTGTCTAG